Sequence from the Acidobacteriota bacterium genome:
GAGCGAGTTCGCGGCCGAGATCGAACAGCCGCCTCATCTCGGCCGGATTGAACGCGCTGACCGTCGCCTCGGAATGGGTATGCGGGATGCCAACGTAATTGAAGTCGATTCCGTGGCGCTCGGAGAGCGCCCAGATCCGCAACAGATCAGCCGTGGCGACCGATTTCAGGAGGGTGATCATCGATCGCGTGGCGATGTTGACCAGGTTGGGCCTGACCTGCTCGATCGAGGCGTCGATCTGACCGTTGCGAATGACGTAGATCGATACCTCCGGGCGTTTGGTCTGGTCGACCTGGAGCTGTCGGGTGGCTTCAGCGATGTCGACCATCGCCCCCCAGAGAAAAAGCTCGGCCATGACCCCGCCGTCGACGTGCATCTCGTCGTACCGCTCCCCGTCGACCTCGACCTCGAAGTAGACCGGAGGGAAGGCGACCGGTATCGAGGATGATGCGAGAAGGACGCTGCGGAACAGTTCGAGGGAACCCGGGTGGCCGCTCGCAGCGATCGCCCCCATGTTCCAGACGACCAGCCGTTGGGTGTCGAGATTCGTGGTGGCGACGAAAAGGCGTCGTCCTTTGCTGTGTTCCTCGGCGATGGCAGCCAGCAGTTCCGCAGTGACGACTTCCTCGATCTTGCGGGCCAGCGGTTTGGTGGTGGCCAACGAGTCCTTCTTGAAGACTACGAGAGGGTTTCGGATCGTGTAGATATCCTTGTTGGTGACGTTGGTGAAAACCGTCTCGAGCTCGTCGTCGTAGTCGGGGCCGAGAAAGGCGTAGGGCGCCGTCAGGGCGCCGGTCGAGATTCCCGTCACCAGCTTGAAGACAGGTCGCGTGCCGCTTTCCGACCATCCGTTGAGGAAGCCGGCTCCGAACGCGCCGTTGGATCCACCTCCGGAAAGGACGAGCACATTCACGGGATGGTCACCCGTCACCGATGCCTCGGTCGCCCAACCATCACGCACCGCCTGGACGAGGTCTTCCTGGAAATGACGGCTCGGCCGGTCGCTCCAGTCTCTGATGCCCGGCATCCCGGGAATGGTGGCACTGTCCATTTTGTCGATCGGAACCGGTTTGCGATGGACGCTCGAACACCCCGCCATGAGCAGGAGCACCATGGCCGCGAAGACCGGTTTCGTAACGCTCGACGAACTGGTGTTCAGCACTTCAGGGCTACGATACCGGAATTTCGTGACACCTCAAAGCCAGGGAAGGAGGGGCGGCAGATGCGGCTTTCGCGGGATGTGGCAAGAATGCAGGTACGCCGTCTCGCCTTCGGTGCGATATGCTTTTATGGATATGTCCGAGCCGATCGTCTCCGTCCTTCTCCCTGTTTGCGATCCGGGCGAGTATCTGGAGGACTGCATCAGCAGCCTGGAGCGCCAGACGCTCGAGGATTACGAGGTAGTGGCCGTCGACGACGGTTCAAGCGATGGCTCCGCCGAGGTGCTGGATCGGTGGGAGCAGCGAGACCCCCGGGTCAACGTCGTACATCGGGAACGATCCGGCCTGGTGGAGGCCCTCAACACGGGGCTCGAGCTGTGCAAGGCACCATACATCGCGCGGATGGATGCCGACGATATCTGCCATCCGCGGCGCTTGGAGCTGCAGGTTCAAGACCTCGAGGACATGCCGTGGGTGGGCGTGATGTCATGCCTCGTGCGACATTTCCCCTGGCACAACGTGGCGGAAGGCTACCGTCAATACGAAGAGTGGCTCAACTCGCTGTTGATACCGGAATCGATCCATCGTGAGCGGTTCGTCGAATCGCCGATCCCGCATCCGTCAGCTGTTGTGAGGCGCGAGTGCTACGAGGACGTCGGCGGGTATCACGACGAGGGTTGGGCCGAAGATTACGACCTGTGGCTTCGCCTCTTCGGGGCGGGCGTGTGTTTCTCGAAGGTCGAGGCGTACCTCTTTTTCTGGCGCGAGCACGCGGAGCGGTTGACGCGGGTGGACGGCCGGTACTCGGTGGAGAACTTTCTCCGCTGCAAGGCGAAGTACCTGCTCGAAGGACCACTGGCTGATAGAGAGCGCGTGATTATCTGGGGGGCCGGCCAGACCGGGAGGCGCATCTCCAAGCACCTCTTGCGGGGTGGCGCGCCGGTGGAGGCGTTCGTCGACATCGATCCCAAGAAGATCGGCAGCACCTTGCGCGACAAGCCGATCATCGAGGCTGACGAGCTCCGAGCGACGGTCGGACCGAAGATGACAGTGCTCGCAGCCGTCGGCTCGCGCGGCGCCAGGGACCTGATCCGTCGGCAGCTCGAAGGCATCGGAATGCGCGAAGGCACCGACTTCTGGTGCGTGGCGTGACGGCGGGCTGGCCTCGGCAGCCCAGCCGGAACGCCATCCCGAGCGAGGCCGCATAGCGGACGAGTCGAAGGATCTGTGTCAATTCCGGGTCAGCCATTCCCGCCCACCCGGTTGGGGATGGGTACGAGAACAGAGTGGACGGGCGAGCGCAAACCGCTCCCTTACGAGTGTTTCGGCGGACTATCGGGTCGTAGCGGCGGGGTTTGCCCCCGCCCGAGAATGTATCCGACGCCTCAGCCCGGTTCCTTGACCTCGACCGCGCGGAGGTTCCACACCTTTTCCGCGTACTCGTGGATGGCGCGGTCGGATGAAAAGTAGCCCATTGCCGCGACGTTGCGAATCGCCGCCGCCGCCCAAGCGCGCGGATTCTGGTAGAGCTCCGCGGCTTTCTCCTGGGCCTCGACGTAGGACCGGAAATCCGCCAGCACCATGTAGCGGTCGCCGTGCTCCATCAGCGACGACCAGATCTCTCGCAGAGGTTGTGCATCCGAGCCTGCATACACTCCGTCTCGCAGATCGTCGATGACGGCGGCCAGATCCGGATCCGACTCGTAGATCTTCCACGGACGATGGGCTCCGGTCGCGAGGCGGGTTTCCACCTCCTCGGCGGTGAGACCGAAGATGAAGATATTGTCGTCTCCGACCCGCTCCTTGATCTCGATGTTGGCGCCATCGAGAGTGCCCACGGTGAGGGCGCCGTTCAGGGCGAGCTTCATGTTGCCGGTGCCCGAGGCCTCCATCCCGGCTGTCGAGATCTGCTCCGAAAGGTCCGCGGCGGGGATGATCTTCTCGGCCAGCGTGACCCGGTAGTCCGGCACGAAAGCGACGCGGATTCGCCCGTCCACCTCGCGGTCGTTGTTGACCACCTCGGCGACGCCGTTGATCAGGCGGATGATGAGCTTGGCCATGTAATAGGAGGGTGGCGCTTTGGCGCCGAAGACGAAGCTCCGGGGCTGCATATCGCGTGTCGGATCCGCCTTGATCTGCCGGTGGAGGTGGATGACGTGCATGATGTTGAGAAGCTGCCGCTTGTACTCGTGTAGTCGCTTGATTTGGACGTCGTACATCGAGCTCGGATCGAGCCTGACGTTGCAGAGGTTGCGGATCGTCGAGGCCAGGTCCAGCTTGTTGGTGTGCTTGATGGCCAGGAATTGATCCTGGAAGTCGTGGCTGTCCGCGTGGTGGCCGAGGTCCCGCAAACGGTCGAGATCACGAGGCCATTCGCTGCCGATGTGTTCGCTGATCGCTGTCGCAAGCCGCGGGTTGCATGCGAGCAGCCAGCGCCGAGGCGTCACGCCGTTGGTGATCGGCAGGAACTTCTCCGGCCAGAGGTCTGCGAAGTCCTTGACCACCCTCGTCCGCAGCAGTTCGGTGTGGAGCTTGGCAACTCCGTTGACTCTGTGGCTGCCAATGATGGCAAGGTTGGCCATGCTCAACTTCTTGTCGCTGCCCTCGTTCAGGATCGACATTCGGCGCATCGAGTCGGGTTTGTCGACGTAGATGCCCTTGACTGACTCCATGAAGCGCCGGTTGATCTCGTAGATGATCTGCAGGTGACGGGGAATGAGAGGTTCCATGAGCGAAACTGGCCAGGTCTCCAGGGCCTCTGGCAACAGCGTGTGGTTGGTGTACGAGCAGGTTGCTCTGGTGAGCTCCCAGGCAGGAGCCCAGCTGAGGCCTGCGTCGTCGAGCAGATAGCGCATCAGCTCGGCGACCGTCAGAGCGGGGTGTGTGTCGTTGAGCTGGAATGAAACCTTGTCCGGGAGCATCTCCCAGAGCTCGCCATGACGGTGGCGGAAGCGGTCCATCGCGTCGTACACCGAGCACGCCACCAGAAAGTACTCCTGGGCCAAACGGAGGCTGCGTCCGGCCTCGATATCGTCGGCCGGATAAAGAACCCGGGTGACCGCCTCGACGCGTTCCCGCTCTGCCACGGCTCGAAGGTAGCCACCGCGAGAGAAGATGTGGAAGTCGAACTCCGACGCCGCGCGCGCGTCCCACAGTCTCAACACACCCGCAGTGTTGGTTCCGTAGCCGGCGACCAGGACATCGAACGGAACACCGTAGGCCTCGCGCCACCCAGTCCAGGTGGGTCGGGGGCTCCCGCCTTCGCGATGGACCCACTCGATCCGACCGCCAAAGCGGACCGGCACCGTTCGGTCGTGACGCGCCACCTCCCACGGGTACCCCTCGTCGAGCCAGGTGTCCGCCTGCTCGACCTGCCAGCCGTTCTCGAAATTCTGGCGGAACATCCCGTAGTCGTAGCGCAGGCCATACCCGAAGGCCGGATAATCGAGGGTCGCCAGCGAGTCGAGAAAGCATGCCGCGAGGCGCCCGAGTCCTCCGTTGCCGAGGCCCGGATCGGTTTCCTCCTCGATGATGGTGTCGAGGTTGAGTCCGAGCATCTGCATCGCTTCGCGAGCCGTGTCGAGGAGCCCGATGGCGATCAAATTGTTGAGCATCAGCCGACCGACCAGGTACTCCATCGAGAGATAGTGGACGACCTTTGGTTTCGCTTCGTCATATGTTCGACGGGTGAGGATCTCACGGTCGATGATCGACTCGCGCACTGCACGCCCGAGTGCCATCAGGTGGTCGGCGGGGCGCCCGTGACGCAGCTCGAGACCACAGGTGTAGCGGAGATAGTGGAGAAACCGGTCCTTGAACTCTTCGGCCGTCGGCTGCTTGATTTTGACTTCCGGGAGCATGAGCCTCCTTCAAGACGTGGAAATTTAGCACAGAGGTCGCATTTCGAATTTCGAATTTCGAAATTGGAATTTCCCGCCCACCCACCCGGACAACAGCAATTCAAACCCAGAACATCTGATCTCATTTACACTTCCATCCGGACCGACGATCGGACAGAGAGGAAAAATTCGAAATCCGAAATCCGAAATTCGAAATATGTGGTGCGTTAACATTGCCCCAATGAAAACCAACAGAACCGCCGGAGTCATCCTCCATCCGACCTCTCTGCCGTCCCGTTTCGGTATCGGGGATTTCGGGCCGACCGCAGCCGCGTATGTCGAGTGGCTTGCAGGCGCCGGTGCGACCTGGTGGCAGGTCCTGCCCCTTCACCCTCCAGGGCCCGGAGATTCGCCGTATTCGGCGATTTCCACATTTGCCGGGAACGAGCTCCTCATCAGTCCGGACCTTCTCGTCGAGGACGGGGTCCTGAGCGAGGACGGAGTCACCGAGGTGCCGGACCTACCCGCCGAATGGGTCGACTACGAAGAGGTCCGGCGATACAAGATCGGGCTTCTCCGCAGGGCCTACCTGCGTTTTCGTGACGAATCGCCTCCCAAGCTGATGCGGCAGCTCGCCGGGTTTCGCGAGCAACACCGGGCGTGGCTCGCGGATTACACGCTCTTCCGGGCGATTCGCGACAGCCACGATGGAATGCCGTGGTACGAGTGGCCACGTCCCCTCGCGAGGCGTGACTCGGATGCTCTCGTGAGCTGGATGCAGGAGCACCAGCAGGAGGTCGATTTCGTCGAGTTCTGCCAGTTTTTCTTCTTCCGCCAGTGGACTGCTCTACGGGACTGGGCGCGCGAGCTGGGCGTCGGGATTTTCGGCGACGTGCCGATCTTCGTAGCCCGTGATTCGGCCGAGGTGTGGGCCCATCCCGAGATCTTCCTGCTCGACGAAGACCGAAATCCGACGGTTGTGGCGGGCGTCCCTCCCGACTATTTCTCGGAGACCGGGCAGCTCTGGGGTAACCCGCTCTACGACTGGGACTACATGGCAGCCGACGGGTATTCGTGGTGGATCTCGCGCCTTCGTCACATGCTCGAGATGGCCGATCTGGTACGTCTCGATCACTTCCGGGGCTTTGCGGCCTACTGGGAGGTGTCGGCGAGGGCGGAGACTGCGGTCGAAGGGAATTGGCGTCCGGGGCCCGGACGACCGTTTTTCGAAGCCGTTCGTACCGCGCTCGGCGCCCTGCCGCTGGTGGCCGAGGACCTCGGAGAGATCACTCCCGACGTCGTGGCGCTCAAGGAGGAGCTGGGCATACCCGGGATGGCGATTCTCCATTTCGCATTCTCGCCCGAGCCGAGGTCGACCTTCATCCCGTACGCCCTCGAGCGCAACTCGGTCGTCTACACCGGCACCCACGACAACAATACGTCGGTCGGCTGGTACCTGGAGGACGCATCGGAGGAAGAAAAAGACCTCGTACGAAGATATGCTTCGAGCTCCGGCCGGGAGATCCACTGGGATCTGATCAGGCTCGCACTCGGATCAGTGGCCGACACCGCGATCGTGCCTCACCAGGATCTGGCTGGCCTCGGCGCCGACTGTCGCATGAACACGCCGGCGGTGGGCGAAGGAAACTGGCGCTTCCGAATCACCCCTCGAATGCTTGGTGAGGGCATTCAGGCGCGGTTCTGGGACATGGTCGAGGCGTATGGTCGCATGCCGGCCGAGCCAGCCGATGTGACGTTTCGCGAATGACCCCCGGTTAAGGTAATGTAAAAGTTTCCGCGAAATGTTACCTGAGAGTGACGATACTCACGCGTGGAAATTGATCCCCGACCCTTAAATGTTGATACTGGTGGATATGAGAAGAGTCCCGCTCTACCTCGCCGGGTTGATGATGCTCGCCCTGAGTTCCGGTTATGCCGAGGCGACGACGATCGTTCCGGCGGCGGATCCGGGTGAATTGGCTCGCGACAGCCACGCTGTTTTCCTCGCCCGGGCAGGTGCGAGTCGTGCTGTCGAGAGACCGGGCTACCTTGCAACTGCAACCGACATGGAGGTCGTCAAGGTCATCAAGGGACCGCTTGCAGTCGGCGAGGTGATCGAGTCGATCGTTCCTGGTGGCTTCAGTGACGGGATCGGCTGGGCCGTCGCCGGTGCGCCGAAGCTCGAAGAGGGCGAGGTCTATCTCTTCTTTGCCGACAGGGACCCCCGTGGCCGGTGGCAACCGCGGCTGATGGCTGACAGCGTGCTGCGGCGCGAGACCACCGATGATGGAGGGCGCGTTCTGGTGCGGCTGGATGAAGCATCGCACCTCAACCGTGCCGGTGGCTTCGGCAAGGCGGCGCTGGTCCCCGGTCCGGTTATGGAGGATCAGTTCGTCGAGGGGTTGACCCGCAGCCTCACCGGCGAGACGGAATGGAAATGGGATCCGATGCTGCGGGAGGATCTGGCTTCCCAATTTCCAGCCAAGGCCATCCCGGCCGGGTGCGCGTTTATGGAGGACAACGACGGCACGCGCAGTGTTCGCTGGAATCGTTGGGATTTCGGTGGTTCGCCGCTCACAATCCGGGCGGAGGATAGCGGTGATTTCTCGGTGCCCGGTGGTGGCTTTACCGAGGTCAGCAACGCCATCAGCCGGTGGAACAACGAGCCGGACCCAACCAGTATCAACCTTTCCTACGGCGGCAAGGTGAACTTTTTGTTCGGCACGTGCGAAGACGGTGATTTCAACGACTACCCGCCGCCGGGCAACAACATCGTGGTGTTCAACGACCCCTGTGACGACATAGCAGATTTGAATGGTTGCAGCGGAACATTGGCCTTTGGCGGACCCTACTTCGGTTCCATTCATTCGTTCGATGGCACTTCGTGGTGGACCGCGAGTTCCCTGTTTGTGGTTGTCAACAACGGAGCCGGATGTATGCCCGGGAACGAATACGAGCTGATGATCACCCACGAACTCGGGCACGGACTCGGGTTCGATCACGTGAGTGACGGCGGTGCGCTCATGAACGCCAACTGCTGCAACGCGCACAACTCCACTGATATCGCCTGCGCGCAGTATGCATATCCGCTCGGAACGACTCCCGTGGCCACCAACACACCGACGCGGACTCCGACTCGGACTCCGACCCAGGGCAGTTCGATCCCCACGCCAACACCTACGAGAACCCCGACCCGGACACCCACGCCGGGCGGAGGCGGGACAGCGGCGTCCAAGGTGACGGTGCCGGTCGTGGTTCACTCAGACGGCGTCGGCGGGACTGCCTGGCGCTCGGACGTGGCGATCGGCAATCGAAACTCTACCGCTCAGACGCTTCGCTTCACCTACCAGTCGCCGACGAAGGCAAGCTTCCAGGTGACTCGTTCGCTGGCCGGTTTTGCGACTTTGCTGCTCGAGGATCTGGTGCAGAACCTGTTCCGCGCCGGAGATGGTCGCGGTCCGCTCGAGGTGGAGGTTCTGCACGGCGGGAAAGCTCTGCCGGTCGTGGTTTCCCGCGCCTACGCAGAGGCTTCCACCGGCAATCTCGGTTCGGGGCTTCCGGCTGATGTGGAGCATTCGACCAGCGTGGTATCGATGCCGGGTCTCTTCCACGACGGCGATTTCCGTACCAATGTCGCGGTCACAGCGGGTGACGAGGCCACCTGGGCGACCTTCGAGCTATTTCGGGGCAACGACGGGCTGGTGGCTGGAGGCGTGCAGCGGAAAATCGAGGCCGGCGAGCAGAATCAATGGTCGATCAAGCAACTCTTCGGCGAGGTCGCTCGAGACGGCGTTCCGATGACCGTGCGCGTCACCCTGACCCAGCCCGGGATCGTCTACGCCTCGCTGGTCGACAATGCGTCGACAGACTCCGCGGTGTTCCTCGGCAAGGCGCCCGGCTATACCTGGATCGTGCCTGTGGTGGCGCACCTTTCTGGTGCGGGCGGCACCTTCTGGAGCTCCTCGGTGGCGATTTGGAACACCACTGGATTCACCGCATCGGTCGAACTCGAATACCTCCCAGAAAAAACCGATAATTCGAGTGGCGGCATGGTGGCTGAAAACATCCTGCTCGGACCCCACACGACGCGAAATATCGATGACGTGCTGTTCGAGAAATTCGGTATCAGCAACGGCAAAGGCGTCCTCATGGTCAGATCGACCAGGACGGTTTCTGTTGTGTCGCGGGTCTTCACGGCCTGCGAGACCTGTCCGGGCGGAGGCTCCTCAGGCAATGGAGTGAGAGCGGTGCGATCCACGTCGTTGACCTCGGGTGACACTGTGCTTCCGGGGGTCCGCCTGCTCGACGGGTTCCGCACCAATGTCGGCCTGGTGACCGGCGGCCAGTCGGTACCGTTCACAATCGATCTTCGTGACCAGGGAGGCACCCTGCGTGCAACCGCCTTCAAAACGCTTCCGCCGAAGACATTGCAGCAGTGGTCGGTGGAGAATCTCTTCGGCAGGAACTTCGTGAAGCCCGATCCCGCGGGATCGATTGTCGTTTCTGCGGACCAGCCGTATCTGGCCTACATCACCGTCATCGACGGCACCTCGCAAGACCCGGTTTTTGTCATGCCCCAATAACGTTCCACGTTGAAACGTTCAACGTTCAACGTCCAAACGGTTTAACGGTGTTTGATCGACTCCAATTGTTCCTTCATCAGGCCCTCGAAAAGCGGGACCTTGTATCCGTTGTGGGTCATCGGTTCGGCTCCGGCAACGGTCGCCGCTGCGGCTCTTTCGATGGTCGCGCCGTCGAGCGTGGTGCCGATTATCGCCTCCTCGGCGCCCTGTGCCCGCCACGGCACCGGAGCTGCGCCGGAGAGGAAGATCCTCGCCGAGCGGACGGTGTCGCCGTCGAAGACGACGGCCAGGGCGACACCGGCTATGGCGAAGTCCCAAGCCCCACGCGTCCGCACCTTACGATATGAAGATCGCAGCCCCGACCGCGGCGCCGGCAACACGATCTCGGTGAGGATCTCGTCGGGATCGAGCACCGTCTCGCGCCGCGGATCCTCGGTTGGCGGCACATGGAAGGCCTCGACCGCCACCGAGCGGCTGCTGGCGTGGCCGGAAATCCGGCACACGGCGCCGAGCGCAGCGAGGGCCGGTGCGGTGTCCGACGGGTGGACGATGTAG
This genomic interval carries:
- a CDS encoding patatin-like phospholipase family protein; translated protein: MLNTSSSSVTKPVFAAMVLLLMAGCSSVHRKPVPIDKMDSATIPGMPGIRDWSDRPSRHFQEDLVQAVRDGWATEASVTGDHPVNVLVLSGGGSNGAFGAGFLNGWSESGTRPVFKLVTGISTGALTAPYAFLGPDYDDELETVFTNVTNKDIYTIRNPLVVFKKDSLATTKPLARKIEEVVTAELLAAIAEEHSKGRRLFVATTNLDTQRLVVWNMGAIAASGHPGSLELFRSVLLASSSIPVAFPPVYFEVEVDGERYDEMHVDGGVMAELFLWGAMVDIAEATRQLQVDQTKRPEVSIYVIRNGQIDASIEQVRPNLVNIATRSMITLLKSVATADLLRIWALSERHGIDFNYVGIPHTHSEATVSAFNPAEMRRLFDLGRELALAPGSWRSDPPPWVQ
- a CDS encoding glycosyltransferase produces the protein MSEPIVSVLLPVCDPGEYLEDCISSLERQTLEDYEVVAVDDGSSDGSAEVLDRWEQRDPRVNVVHRERSGLVEALNTGLELCKAPYIARMDADDICHPRRLELQVQDLEDMPWVGVMSCLVRHFPWHNVAEGYRQYEEWLNSLLIPESIHRERFVESPIPHPSAVVRRECYEDVGGYHDEGWAEDYDLWLRLFGAGVCFSKVEAYLFFWREHAERLTRVDGRYSVENFLRCKAKYLLEGPLADRERVIIWGAGQTGRRISKHLLRGGAPVEAFVDIDPKKIGSTLRDKPIIEADELRATVGPKMTVLAAVGSRGARDLIRRQLEGIGMREGTDFWCVA
- a CDS encoding glycogen/starch/alpha-glucan phosphorylase — its product is MLPEVKIKQPTAEEFKDRFLHYLRYTCGLELRHGRPADHLMALGRAVRESIIDREILTRRTYDEAKPKVVHYLSMEYLVGRLMLNNLIAIGLLDTAREAMQMLGLNLDTIIEEETDPGLGNGGLGRLAACFLDSLATLDYPAFGYGLRYDYGMFRQNFENGWQVEQADTWLDEGYPWEVARHDRTVPVRFGGRIEWVHREGGSPRPTWTGWREAYGVPFDVLVAGYGTNTAGVLRLWDARAASEFDFHIFSRGGYLRAVAERERVEAVTRVLYPADDIEAGRSLRLAQEYFLVACSVYDAMDRFRHRHGELWEMLPDKVSFQLNDTHPALTVAELMRYLLDDAGLSWAPAWELTRATCSYTNHTLLPEALETWPVSLMEPLIPRHLQIIYEINRRFMESVKGIYVDKPDSMRRMSILNEGSDKKLSMANLAIIGSHRVNGVAKLHTELLRTRVVKDFADLWPEKFLPITNGVTPRRWLLACNPRLATAISEHIGSEWPRDLDRLRDLGHHADSHDFQDQFLAIKHTNKLDLASTIRNLCNVRLDPSSMYDVQIKRLHEYKRQLLNIMHVIHLHRQIKADPTRDMQPRSFVFGAKAPPSYYMAKLIIRLINGVAEVVNNDREVDGRIRVAFVPDYRVTLAEKIIPAADLSEQISTAGMEASGTGNMKLALNGALTVGTLDGANIEIKERVGDDNIFIFGLTAEEVETRLATGAHRPWKIYESDPDLAAVIDDLRDGVYAGSDAQPLREIWSSLMEHGDRYMVLADFRSYVEAQEKAAELYQNPRAWAAAAIRNVAAMGYFSSDRAIHEYAEKVWNLRAVEVKEPG
- the malQ gene encoding 4-alpha-glucanotransferase — protein: MKTNRTAGVILHPTSLPSRFGIGDFGPTAAAYVEWLAGAGATWWQVLPLHPPGPGDSPYSAISTFAGNELLISPDLLVEDGVLSEDGVTEVPDLPAEWVDYEEVRRYKIGLLRRAYLRFRDESPPKLMRQLAGFREQHRAWLADYTLFRAIRDSHDGMPWYEWPRPLARRDSDALVSWMQEHQQEVDFVEFCQFFFFRQWTALRDWARELGVGIFGDVPIFVARDSAEVWAHPEIFLLDEDRNPTVVAGVPPDYFSETGQLWGNPLYDWDYMAADGYSWWISRLRHMLEMADLVRLDHFRGFAAYWEVSARAETAVEGNWRPGPGRPFFEAVRTALGALPLVAEDLGEITPDVVALKEELGIPGMAILHFAFSPEPRSTFIPYALERNSVVYTGTHDNNTSVGWYLEDASEEEKDLVRRYASSSGREIHWDLIRLALGSVADTAIVPHQDLAGLGADCRMNTPAVGEGNWRFRITPRMLGEGIQARFWDMVEAYGRMPAEPADVTFRE
- a CDS encoding matrixin family metalloprotease yields the protein MRRVPLYLAGLMMLALSSGYAEATTIVPAADPGELARDSHAVFLARAGASRAVERPGYLATATDMEVVKVIKGPLAVGEVIESIVPGGFSDGIGWAVAGAPKLEEGEVYLFFADRDPRGRWQPRLMADSVLRRETTDDGGRVLVRLDEASHLNRAGGFGKAALVPGPVMEDQFVEGLTRSLTGETEWKWDPMLREDLASQFPAKAIPAGCAFMEDNDGTRSVRWNRWDFGGSPLTIRAEDSGDFSVPGGGFTEVSNAISRWNNEPDPTSINLSYGGKVNFLFGTCEDGDFNDYPPPGNNIVVFNDPCDDIADLNGCSGTLAFGGPYFGSIHSFDGTSWWTASSLFVVVNNGAGCMPGNEYELMITHELGHGLGFDHVSDGGALMNANCCNAHNSTDIACAQYAYPLGTTPVATNTPTRTPTRTPTQGSSIPTPTPTRTPTRTPTPGGGGTAASKVTVPVVVHSDGVGGTAWRSDVAIGNRNSTAQTLRFTYQSPTKASFQVTRSLAGFATLLLEDLVQNLFRAGDGRGPLEVEVLHGGKALPVVVSRAYAEASTGNLGSGLPADVEHSTSVVSMPGLFHDGDFRTNVAVTAGDEATWATFELFRGNDGLVAGGVQRKIEAGEQNQWSIKQLFGEVARDGVPMTVRVTLTQPGIVYASLVDNASTDSAVFLGKAPGYTWIVPVVAHLSGAGGTFWSSSVAIWNTTGFTASVELEYLPEKTDNSSGGMVAENILLGPHTTRNIDDVLFEKFGISNGKGVLMVRSTRTVSVVSRVFTACETCPGGGSSGNGVRAVRSTSLTSGDTVLPGVRLLDGFRTNVGLVTGGQSVPFTIDLRDQGGTLRATAFKTLPPKTLQQWSVENLFGRNFVKPDPAGSIVVSADQPYLAYITVIDGTSQDPVFVMPQ
- a CDS encoding xanthine dehydrogenase family protein subunit M, which produces MLPKFNYVRPTTINEALNVLNDRPAVIHGGGTDLMGCFRDGIVRADTIVSLSAIKELVGIRKAPDGGLRIGALTSVANVASAEPVASSFTALAEAASEVASPQLRNQGTIGGNLCQRPRCWYYRGDFHCLRKGGDMCYAFEGDNRYHCIFGGDLCYIVHPSDTAPALAALGAVCRISGHASSRSVAVEAFHVPPTEDPRRETVLDPDEILTEIVLPAPRSGLRSSYRKVRTRGAWDFAIAGVALAVVFDGDTVRSARIFLSGAAPVPWRAQGAEEAIIGTTLDGATIERAAAATVAGAEPMTHNGYKVPLFEGLMKEQLESIKHR